CCGCATCACAACCGGGTGCGACGCAGCAGGAGGGCGTTGACGGCCACGATGACCGTGGACAGGCTCATCAGCAGCGCGCCGAGCGCCGGCGAGAGCAGCAGCCGCCAGGCGGAGAGCACGCCGGCCGCGAGAGGGATGGCCAGGGCGTTGTAGCCGGTGGCCCACAGCAGGTTCTGCACCATCTTGCGGTAGGTCACCCGGGCCAGCCGCAGCGCCCGCACCACGTCCAGGGGGTCGTTCTCCACCAGCACCAGATCCGCCGACTCGATGGCGACGTTGGTGCCGGCCCCGATGGCGACTCCCAGGTCGGCCTCCAGCAGCGCGGGGGCGTCGTTGATGCCGTCCCCCACAAACGCCACCGGTCCCTCGCGTCGCAGCTCGCGCACCACCCGGGCTTTCTCCTGGGGCAGCACCCGGGCGTGGTAGCGTGCAATCCCCAGCTCGCGGGCCACGGTGCGGGCCACGGCCTCCGCATCTCCGGTCACCATCACCACCTGCACGCCCATCTCCTCCAGGTGCCGTACCGCCTCCCGGGCCGACTCCCGCGCGCGGTCGGCCAGCGCGAGAACAGCCAGCACCCGCATGTCGTCCATGAGAACGATCGCCGATTCCCCGCGTTCGGCCGCCTCCCCCAGTCCCCGGCGGACACCCTCGTCGACGCGCAGGCCCAGCTCCTCCGCCCACTCCGGTCGGCCCGCCCGGTAGCGGGCGCCGTCCAGCTGCCCTTCCACCCCTTTGCCGGGGACCGCCCGAAACTCCACCGCCGCCGGTGCCTCGATCCCGCGGCGGCGCGCCTCGTCCACCACCGCGCGGGCCAGCGGGTGCTCGCTGGACGCCTCCAGGGCGGCGGCCACGCGCAGGGCGTCAGCGTCGGTCAGTCCGTCGGCATAGATGCCACGCACGACGAACCGCCCTTCGGTCAGCGTGCCGGTCTTGTCAAAGGCCACAATCCGCAGCTCCCGCGCCCGCTCGAAGGCCTCGCGGTTGCGCACCAGGATGCCGTGGCTGGCGGACAGCGCGGTGGCGTTGACCACCACCAGGGGCACGGCGAGCCCCAGGGCGTGGGGGCACGCGATGACCAGGACCGTGACGGCGCGCTCGACGACAAACACGGCCTCGCGGCCCGCCGCCAGCCAGGCGGCCGCCGTGGCCGCGCCCGCCCCCACGGCCACCAGCGTCAGCCAGTACGCCGCCCGGTCGGCCAGGGCCTGGTAGCGGCTGCGGGACGCCTGGGCGTCGCGCACCAGACGCATCATCTGGCTGAGGGTGGTCTGCTCGCCGGTCCGGATCACCCGCACCCGCAGCGCGCCCTCGCCGTTGACCGAGCCCGCCACCACCTCCAGCCCGGGCTCCTTGGGCACCGGCCGGGACTCGCCGGTCAGAAACGCCTCGTTGACGCTGGACGCTCCCTCCACCACCACGCCGTCGGCGGGGATCTGCTCGCCGGGCCGGACAAGGACCATATCGCCCGGGCGCAGGGCCGCCACCGGCACATCCTCCACGGCACCATCGGCCAGGCGGTGGGCCACCGGCGGCACCAGCGAGGCCAGGTGCTCAAGCGCGCGGCTGGCGCTCTGCACCGACAGCATCTCCAGCCAGTGCCCCAGCAGCATGACGTCCACCAGGGTGGCCAGCTCCCAGTAAAACGGCGCTCCCGGCAGGCCCAGGGCCACCAGGGTGCTGTACCCGAACGCCACCGAGATGGCCAGGGCCACCAGCGTCATCATCCCCGGCTGCCGGGACCGCAGCTCGCGGCGCGCCCCCTGCACGAACGGCCACCCGCCCCAGGCGTAAATGGCCGCCGCGAGGATGGGGGCCACCCAGGACGATCCCGCAAACTCCACCGCCCGGTAGCCCAACAGCCGCTGGAACAGAGGCTCGTAGTACAGGACGGGCAGCGTCAGGAGCAGGCTGATCACGAACCGGTCCCGGAACATCCGCGGGGTGTGTCCGGCGTGCCGGTCGTGAGCGTGGGAGTCGGGCGGGCGGGCCTGACGGGGATGCGGGGGAGGCGCGCGGGTGTCGCCGGCGGACGGAGGAGGGCCGGTGTGGGGCTCGTGGTGCCGGTGGTCGTGTCCTTCCGCGGGCGGACCGTGGTGTGCGTGGTGCGGGCCCGAAGAGCTCATCCGGCACACCTCCACCCGTGCGCCCTCATCTCAGCCCTCTGACCATCACCACCGCCAGCGCCACGATGGCCAGCGCCAGCGCGGTGTTGGCCCGGGCGATCCCGGAGGCCCGACGCCGCAGCCCCACGGCGGCGGTGGAATCGCCCGCGCCCTGTTCCGCCAGGCGGGTGCTGGCCGGCCCGACGTGGAAATCGTGCAGCGCGCTGAGCGCCAGCGTGCCCATCACCAGGATGAGCTTGGCCAGCAGGATCCTCCCGAACGCCCCGCCCCACAGCCGCCCCGTCACCACGCTTTCCCAGGTCACGCCCCGGTAGGCCAGGGCGGCCGCTCCCGTCACCACCAGGATCGCCAGGGCTGTCCACGCCACCGGCAGAAACCGCCGGCCCAGAGCCGCCACCAGAGACGCCCGCTGCGGCGGCGGCAGTGTCCGGGCCACCGGAATGGCCACCAGGGCCAGAAACAGCAGCCCCCCGACCCACACGGCCGCGGCCGTGACGTGCAGATAGACGATCAGCAGGTACACGCGCCGTCCTCAGCGGGGCGAGACCGCGCGGGGGCACCCTCTCCCCCACCGAACCATTTCCACGTGCTTCGCTCTGCCCCGCGCCTCCCCCCTTCTGCGGACAGGGATCCGGCCGGGATTCGGGCCATTCGTTTCAGACCGCACAGCGGTGACTTCAGGTCGGCTGTGCGAAGGGCGCCATCAGGGCGCGGCGTCCCGTACAGTAAGGAGGAGGAGGTGTCACCGTGTTCTTCGCCACCCACCTGGCCACCGGCCTGGCCCTCGGCAGGCGGATCCGCCCTCCTGCCGCCGCGTGCGCCGCGGGGATTGTGTCCCACCTGGTTCTGGATCGCACCCCCCACTGGGACGCGTTTAATGCGACTGTCTCCTGGACCACGCCGCGGAACCTGCTGGCGGTGCTGTCGGACGTGACAGCCGCGGCGCTGGTGGCCACTCTGGCCCGGCGCCGGCGGTGGATCTGCCGGGGCCACCTGGGAGCGGCCTGGGGAGCCTTGGGGGCGATGCTTCCCGACCTTCTGTGGGTCCCGTACCACGTCCTGGGCGTGCGCCGGCCCCGGTGGGTGTTTGACTACCATGGCCGCATCCAGCGGCCCGCCCGCTGGGGGCCCAGCCTGCTCGTCCAGGTGGCGCTGGTCGCCCTCAGCCTGTGGCGGGCCGATCGGAATCCCCACCGATGCTGAAGCAGACGCCCATTGCCGCAGGCCGCCTCCGCGGGATTGTCCGCCGCACCCGGCGGGCCCCGGCGAATCCCAGACGTCAGCGCGGCGTCTCCGGCCGGTCAGGCGCGGTCCGGCCCTCGCCGACGGCAGGCGGGGCGGAGGACCCCGCCCACACCCTCCGGCCGCCGGCAGACCGGGCGCGGTACTGGTGGTACACGGCGGGAAAGACCCGGCGGTACAGGTCGGGCCGCAACGCCTTCAGCGCGGGGTGGTGCGCCCGCAGGCTCCGCAGGGCCTGCAGGTCCAGCGCTCCCACCACCACCTCCTGGCTGTCGGCTGACGCGGCCCGGGC
This sequence is a window from Armatimonadota bacterium. Protein-coding genes within it:
- a CDS encoding copper-translocating P-type ATPase; its protein translation is MFRDRFVISLLLTLPVLYYEPLFQRLLGYRAVEFAGSSWVAPILAAAIYAWGGWPFVQGARRELRSRQPGMMTLVALAISVAFGYSTLVALGLPGAPFYWELATLVDVMLLGHWLEMLSVQSASRALEHLASLVPPVAHRLADGAVEDVPVAALRPGDMVLVRPGEQIPADGVVVEGASSVNEAFLTGESRPVPKEPGLEVVAGSVNGEGALRVRVIRTGEQTTLSQMMRLVRDAQASRSRYQALADRAAYWLTLVAVGAGAATAAAWLAAGREAVFVVERAVTVLVIACPHALGLAVPLVVVNATALSASHGILVRNREAFERARELRIVAFDKTGTLTEGRFVVRGIYADGLTDADALRVAAALEASSEHPLARAVVDEARRRGIEAPAAVEFRAVPGKGVEGQLDGARYRAGRPEWAEELGLRVDEGVRRGLGEAAERGESAIVLMDDMRVLAVLALADRARESAREAVRHLEEMGVQVVMVTGDAEAVARTVARELGIARYHARVLPQEKARVVRELRREGPVAFVGDGINDAPALLEADLGVAIGAGTNVAIESADLVLVENDPLDVVRALRLARVTYRKMVQNLLWATGYNALAIPLAAGVLSAWRLLLSPALGALLMSLSTVIVAVNALLLRRTRL
- a CDS encoding CopD family protein, yielding MYLLIVYLHVTAAAVWVGGLLFLALVAIPVARTLPPPQRASLVAALGRRFLPVAWTALAILVVTGAAALAYRGVTWESVVTGRLWGGAFGRILLAKLILVMGTLALSALHDFHVGPASTRLAEQGAGDSTAAVGLRRRASGIARANTALALAIVALAVVMVRGLR